One window of Paenibacillus albicereus genomic DNA carries:
- a CDS encoding ATP-binding protein produces the protein MKPFLTIDHLLYLLLAFIIMSFSSYTMLSMAGGIQRARPGRLFWLAGAAAVFSLGAWSMHFVGMLAYDYVISVGAMTILPLFMTGGAALFALSFLLRSGHPPSILRQLTAASILAASLLLLHLMCLLAHHAGHFRFDPIYIAAGALSFLGATVAAFHLHAKYGGKFRPLCSLLLASGALSLHVLALAGTIVSKRMSPPDYRLGDYVLLMGLLLALAVIVIFAFSIIAWVADRRYGLINERYRLIVENSIDAIAVISGYDWEFINRSGQRMFEIENESEMVGRSIYQFLYSGHHERMSAYLRPVLRRHGKEKKRGESPPIELDWVTAKGRLINTEVILSESTFAGKPIVVVIIRDISERKKNEELLINSEKLYVAGQLAAGIAHEIRNPLTSLKGFLQLMASGRSTSSHYFDIMKSELSRIEMIVSELLMLSKPQVYEMDFADVRVMMLDTALLLESQAALYGIEIKADYGQEPLWIYGVDSQIKQVFINVLKNAIEVMQDGGEIEIRLRAEDDEAVISVTDGGPGIDEEQLSKMGQPFYTTKDKGTGLGLMVSYKIVDNHKGRIRVSSELGIGTTFEIRLPCRSHSVRSAFREPESGASAG, from the coding sequence ATGAAACCATTCCTGACGATCGACCACCTGCTGTATCTGCTGCTGGCTTTCATCATCATGTCGTTCTCCTCCTACACGATGCTGAGCATGGCAGGCGGCATCCAGCGCGCCAGGCCCGGCCGCCTGTTCTGGCTAGCCGGCGCTGCGGCCGTGTTCTCGCTCGGCGCCTGGTCCATGCACTTCGTCGGCATGCTTGCGTACGACTATGTCATCAGCGTCGGCGCGATGACGATCCTGCCGCTGTTCATGACCGGCGGAGCGGCGCTGTTCGCCTTGTCCTTCCTGCTGCGGAGCGGCCATCCGCCTTCGATCCTGCGCCAGCTGACCGCGGCGTCCATCCTGGCCGCGAGCTTGCTGCTGCTGCATCTCATGTGCTTGCTGGCCCATCACGCCGGACATTTCCGGTTCGATCCCATCTACATCGCTGCCGGCGCGCTGAGCTTTCTCGGCGCCACCGTCGCCGCCTTCCATCTTCATGCCAAATACGGAGGAAAGTTCCGTCCGCTATGCAGCCTGCTTCTGGCATCGGGAGCCCTGTCCCTGCACGTGCTGGCCCTAGCGGGCACGATCGTCTCCAAAAGGATGTCGCCGCCGGACTATCGGCTGGGCGACTACGTCCTGCTCATGGGCCTGCTGCTGGCGCTGGCCGTCATCGTCATTTTCGCCTTCAGCATCATCGCCTGGGTGGCCGACCGCCGCTACGGCCTCATCAACGAGCGCTACCGGCTCATCGTCGAGAATTCGATCGATGCGATCGCCGTCATCAGCGGGTACGACTGGGAATTCATCAATCGCTCCGGCCAGCGCATGTTTGAGATCGAGAACGAATCCGAAATGGTCGGCCGCTCCATCTACCAGTTCCTGTATTCCGGCCATCACGAGCGCATGAGCGCCTATCTGCGGCCGGTGCTGCGCCGGCACGGCAAGGAGAAGAAGCGGGGAGAAAGTCCTCCGATCGAGCTTGACTGGGTGACGGCGAAGGGACGCCTCATCAACACGGAGGTGATCCTGTCGGAGTCGACCTTCGCCGGCAAGCCGATCGTTGTCGTCATCATCCGCGACATCTCGGAGCGCAAGAAGAACGAGGAGCTGCTCATCAACTCCGAGAAGCTGTATGTCGCGGGCCAGCTCGCGGCCGGCATCGCCCACGAGATCCGCAACCCGCTCACCTCGCTCAAAGGCTTCCTGCAGCTGATGGCGAGCGGACGCTCTACTTCTTCCCATTATTTCGACATCATGAAGTCGGAGCTGAGCCGGATCGAGATGATCGTCAGCGAGCTGCTCATGCTCTCCAAGCCCCAGGTGTACGAGATGGACTTCGCCGACGTCCGCGTCATGATGCTCGATACGGCGCTGCTGCTGGAATCGCAGGCGGCGCTGTACGGCATCGAGATCAAGGCGGACTACGGCCAGGAGCCGCTCTGGATCTACGGCGTCGATTCGCAGATCAAGCAAGTGTTTATTAACGTGCTGAAGAACGCGATCGAGGTCATGCAGGACGGGGGAGAGATCGAGATCCGGCTGCGAGCGGAGGACGACGAGGCCGTCATCTCCGTCACGGACGGGGGGCCGGGCATCGACGAAGAGCAGCTTTCCAAGATGGGACAGCCGTTCTACACGACCAAAGACAAGGGCACTGGACTCGGTCTTATGGTATCCTATAAAATTGTGGACAATCATAAAGGACGGATCCGCGTCTCCAGCGAGCTCGGCATCGGGACGACGTTCGAGATCCGGCTGCCTTGCCGCAGCCACAGCGTGCGCAGCGCGTTCCGGGAGCCCGAATCGGGCGCCTCGGCCGGCTGA
- a CDS encoding AAA family ATPase: protein MTSMIALTNKLREAMSHLENRFQEREELIRVLLLAMMSGESLLLVGPPGSAKSQLARAAASLLGTSRSFDYLLTRFTSPDELFGPVSLQQLKQDRYIRQTRGFLPDAEVAFLDEIFKASSAILNSLLTLLNERRFHNGAEAQPVPLLTLIAASNELPEEQEGLAALYDRFLFRYETRYLQQIASFERMFQAPEGPPPALLDPATLKQVQERAREARLPEPVLVMLFRLKTLLEEKEYVLSDRRWRRIGRTWQISAAIHGRGEVSVWDTVLTPHLLWDFPEDLEELRGLFAEAWQELLAKELEKELPLSAYRETLRRWLDKEDELSGFQFRKEVGGSLGAGQSERLKGQLDEARAELEETARSLQGRLTAWQEREKQLPAWIAAQSVFVLYPDEYAVRFTRLRIQGEKLLQQVQGLYRSLFDKDIPGIAYDYTL, encoded by the coding sequence ATGACCTCAATGATCGCCTTGACCAACAAGCTGCGCGAAGCGATGTCCCATCTGGAGAACCGCTTCCAGGAACGCGAGGAGCTGATCCGCGTCCTCCTGCTGGCGATGATGAGCGGCGAAAGCCTGCTGCTCGTCGGGCCTCCCGGCTCCGCCAAATCGCAGCTCGCCCGCGCCGCCGCCTCCCTGCTCGGCACGAGCCGCAGCTTCGACTACCTGCTGACCCGCTTCACCTCGCCGGACGAGCTGTTCGGCCCCGTGTCGCTCCAGCAGCTCAAGCAGGACCGCTACATCCGCCAGACCCGGGGCTTCCTGCCGGACGCCGAGGTCGCCTTCCTCGACGAGATCTTCAAGGCGAGCAGCGCCATCCTGAACTCCTTGCTCACGCTGCTCAACGAGCGCCGCTTCCACAACGGCGCGGAGGCGCAGCCGGTGCCGCTGCTGACGCTGATCGCCGCTTCCAACGAGCTGCCGGAGGAGCAGGAAGGGCTGGCCGCGCTGTACGACCGCTTCCTGTTCCGCTACGAGACGCGCTACCTGCAGCAGATCGCGAGCTTCGAGCGCATGTTCCAGGCTCCGGAGGGCCCCCCGCCGGCGCTGCTCGATCCCGCGACGCTCAAGCAGGTGCAGGAGCGCGCCCGCGAGGCGCGCCTGCCCGAGCCCGTGCTCGTGATGCTGTTCCGGCTCAAGACGCTGCTGGAGGAAAAGGAATACGTGCTCTCCGACCGCCGCTGGCGCCGCATCGGCCGCACCTGGCAGATCAGCGCGGCGATCCATGGCCGTGGCGAAGTCAGCGTCTGGGATACGGTGCTCACGCCGCATCTGCTGTGGGACTTTCCCGAGGACCTGGAGGAGCTGCGCGGCTTGTTCGCGGAGGCCTGGCAGGAGCTGCTCGCCAAGGAGCTGGAAAAGGAGCTGCCCCTCTCGGCGTACCGCGAGACGCTGCGCCGCTGGCTGGACAAGGAGGACGAGCTGAGCGGCTTCCAGTTCCGCAAGGAGGTCGGCGGCTCGCTCGGCGCCGGCCAGTCGGAACGCCTCAAGGGCCAGCTGGACGAAGCCCGCGCCGAGCTGGAGGAGACCGCCCGCTCGCTGCAGGGCCGGCTGACCGCCTGGCAGGAGCGGGAGAAGCAGCTTCCGGCATGGATCGCCGCGCAGTCGGTGTTCGTCCTTTACCCCGATGAATATGCCGTCCGCTTCACGCGGCTGCGCATCCAGGGCGAGAAGCTGCTGCAGCAGGTGCAGGGGCTTTACCGCAGCCTGTTCGACAAGGACATCCCGGGCATCGCCTACGACTACACGCTGTAA
- a CDS encoding universal stress protein: protein MPYSKILVGYDGSEQSVRALRSAIELASTFKTMLEVIHAYNAAPVIIGEAVAASPPAGTESLRLEAETVAAEARTIIASATDVPIEVMITEGDPGKRIVGLAEDRGADLIVVGSHGKGGFKELFTGSVSHYVTQHARVPVLVVK, encoded by the coding sequence ATGCCCTATTCCAAAATCTTGGTCGGTTATGACGGTTCGGAGCAGTCGGTGCGGGCGCTGCGCTCCGCCATCGAGCTGGCCTCCACCTTCAAGACGATGCTCGAAGTGATCCATGCCTACAACGCGGCGCCGGTCATCATCGGCGAGGCGGTCGCCGCCTCCCCGCCAGCGGGCACGGAATCGCTGCGGCTCGAGGCCGAGACGGTCGCCGCGGAAGCGCGCACGATCATCGCCTCGGCGACCGACGTGCCGATTGAAGTCATGATTACTGAAGGCGATCCCGGCAAGCGCATCGTCGGACTCGCGGAGGATCGCGGGGCCGACCTGATCGTAGTCGGCAGCCACGGCAAGGGCGGCTTCAAGGAGCTGTTCACCGGAAGCGTCAGCCATTACGTGACTCAGCATGCCCGAGTGCCCGTGCTGGTCGTCAAATAA
- a CDS encoding YkgJ family cysteine cluster protein: MLCRSGCAACCIAASISSPIPGLPEGKPAGMPCPQLLPDLRCAIFGRPERPAVCSELRPEPEMCGGSRDAALAYLERLERATAPAR, from the coding sequence ATGCTATGCCGAAGCGGATGCGCGGCCTGCTGCATCGCCGCCTCCATCTCCTCGCCGATTCCCGGCTTGCCGGAAGGCAAGCCCGCCGGGATGCCTTGTCCGCAGCTGCTGCCGGACCTGCGCTGCGCCATCTTCGGCCGTCCGGAGCGGCCGGCTGTCTGCTCGGAGCTTAGGCCCGAGCCGGAGATGTGCGGCGGCAGCCGAGACGCGGCGCTCGCCTATTTGGAGCGGCTGGAGCGGGCGACCGCGCCGGCGCGCTGA
- a CDS encoding ATP-binding protein, with amino-acid sequence MAFLKVFFTNISLLVTAAYLFNLGYKLFFHRIRPAAQQAVSALVFIASGILTMGFGLRLSDEVLFDLRQVPLLLAVLTFRSPWAVGLIGLGIGAGRLLFGIAPAAWVGFGNLALLGLVGAVANAWFRKRDFPFSLQAAIVIFGGNLLNSINISLFGIIPFEVYWTGFFPLTFPLSVLLSGFFVYMVREFSREQDRMRELGVKNAALRRQTGELGAAKHELEQQAAELRLASKYKSEFLANMSHELKTPLNSILLLSELIGDHEDERRTEEERRHGAMIHAAGLELLQQIEDILDLSRVEAGKLAIQVEPLSTLELMQSLQLQFEPQARRKELRFDVEADPDAPALMLTDPHRIRQILRNLLANAIKFTDAGGVMLAVRAEPAAGREPWLRFDVVDSGIGIDPDKHELIFEAFRQADGAVTRTYGGTGLGLSISLQLAELLGGRLELESVKGEGSRFSLVLPARLE; translated from the coding sequence GTGGCGTTTCTCAAAGTATTCTTCACGAATATCAGCCTGCTCGTCACGGCCGCCTACCTGTTCAATCTCGGGTACAAGCTGTTTTTCCACCGCATCCGTCCGGCCGCGCAGCAGGCCGTATCGGCGCTTGTCTTCATCGCCTCCGGCATCCTGACGATGGGGTTCGGACTGCGTCTCAGCGACGAGGTGCTGTTCGACCTGCGGCAGGTTCCGCTGCTCCTGGCGGTGCTCACGTTCCGATCGCCTTGGGCCGTCGGTCTGATCGGGCTCGGCATCGGAGCCGGCCGCCTTCTGTTCGGCATCGCCCCCGCCGCATGGGTCGGCTTCGGCAACCTGGCTCTGCTGGGCCTCGTCGGAGCGGTCGCCAATGCGTGGTTCCGGAAGCGGGACTTCCCCTTTTCCTTGCAGGCGGCCATCGTGATCTTCGGCGGCAATCTGCTGAACAGCATCAACATTTCCCTGTTCGGCATCATCCCGTTCGAGGTCTACTGGACCGGCTTCTTTCCGCTCACGTTTCCGCTTTCCGTGCTGCTGAGCGGGTTTTTCGTCTACATGGTCCGCGAATTCAGCCGGGAGCAGGACCGGATGCGGGAGCTCGGCGTCAAGAACGCCGCGCTTCGGCGGCAGACCGGGGAGCTGGGCGCGGCGAAGCATGAGCTCGAACAGCAGGCGGCGGAGCTGCGGCTCGCTTCCAAGTACAAGTCGGAATTTTTGGCCAATATGTCGCATGAGCTCAAGACGCCCCTCAACAGCATCCTGCTGCTCTCGGAGCTGATCGGAGACCACGAGGACGAGCGGCGGACCGAGGAGGAGCGGAGGCACGGCGCGATGATCCATGCCGCCGGCCTGGAGCTGCTGCAGCAGATCGAGGACATCCTCGATCTGTCCCGGGTCGAGGCGGGCAAGCTGGCGATCCAGGTCGAGCCGCTGTCGACGCTCGAGCTGATGCAGTCGCTTCAGCTGCAGTTCGAGCCTCAGGCGCGCCGCAAGGAGCTGCGCTTCGACGTCGAGGCCGATCCGGATGCTCCGGCTCTGATGCTGACGGACCCGCACCGCATCCGGCAGATCCTGCGGAACTTGCTGGCCAATGCGATCAAGTTCACGGATGCCGGCGGCGTCATGCTGGCCGTGCGGGCAGAGCCGGCGGCCGGACGCGAGCCATGGCTGCGGTTCGACGTCGTGGACAGCGGGATCGGCATCGATCCGGACAAGCATGAGCTGATCTTCGAAGCGTTCCGTCAGGCGGACGGAGCCGTCACCCGCACCTATGGAGGCACCGGGCTTGGACTGTCGATCAGCCTGCAGCTGGCGGAGCTGCTGGGAGGACGGCTGGAGCTGGAGAGCGTCAAAGGGGAGGGCAGCCGCTTCTCGCTCGTGCTTCCGGCCCGTCTGGAGTAA
- a CDS encoding metallophosphoesterase family protein, whose product MRIGLVSDTHLSGAASKLPDELVRGLQGVELILHAGDWTHVRAVSLLERIAPVEGVAGNNDGPELVRRFGRKRLLELAGCRIGIVHGDVGWGRWTEQKALSSFEEERPDLILFGHSHTPYRKQHGPSLLFNPGSPLQKRRQPRYSFGLLDIEGGRLRAEHVYYDDRS is encoded by the coding sequence ATGAGGATCGGACTCGTGTCCGACACGCATCTGAGCGGCGCGGCCTCCAAGCTGCCGGATGAGCTCGTGCGGGGCTTGCAGGGAGTGGAGCTCATCCTGCATGCCGGGGACTGGACGCATGTCCGGGCCGTCTCATTGCTGGAGCGGATCGCGCCGGTAGAGGGCGTCGCCGGCAACAACGACGGGCCGGAGCTGGTGCGGCGCTTCGGACGCAAGCGGCTGCTGGAGCTGGCCGGCTGCCGGATCGGCATCGTGCACGGCGACGTCGGCTGGGGGCGCTGGACGGAGCAAAAGGCGCTCTCGAGCTTCGAGGAGGAGCGGCCGGACTTGATTCTTTTCGGCCACTCGCATACGCCGTACCGCAAGCAGCACGGTCCGTCGCTGCTGTTCAACCCGGGCTCGCCGCTCCAGAAGCGCCGCCAGCCCCGCTACTCGTTCGGGTTGCTCGACATCGAGGGCGGCCGGCTGCGCGCCGAGCATGTCTATTACGACGATCGGAGCTGA
- a CDS encoding FUSC family protein, with amino-acid sequence MTIGARVLKTGMAVALAIYLSGLFGFVNPILSAVSAIFTLQPSIFRSWQQISDQFQTNLLGAAIALGAVQLIGNSPITVGIVCIAVILISIKLKMESTVGLTLVTVVAVMEANSTGWMFAVERFLQVLTGMGAAFAVNVLIFPPSPRRQFHDLVHQSHAQLSLLLRTSISDEMREQVYNAEKDKLQGTIGRLEERFKVLEDERSLRASSRAERARQLLLARQLIRVVNKGADLLEVVEEHYFSAPGAEAWAGRMDSQIEELTKYHEFLLLKLDNKVKPGSFSQSEAITGSSLARQLTDYLRDNPEEHRRLVFVASALFEYGYHLRRLEKLIEQVQTREPGSASSRWQIFPLRGKD; translated from the coding sequence ATGACGATAGGCGCCCGCGTCCTCAAGACGGGCATGGCCGTGGCGCTGGCCATTTATTTGAGCGGCCTGTTCGGCTTCGTCAATCCGATTCTATCGGCCGTATCGGCCATCTTCACCCTGCAGCCGTCGATCTTCCGCTCGTGGCAGCAGATCAGCGACCAGTTCCAGACGAACCTGCTCGGCGCGGCGATCGCGCTCGGCGCGGTGCAGCTCATCGGCAACTCGCCGATCACCGTCGGCATCGTCTGCATCGCGGTCATCCTCATCAGCATCAAGCTCAAGATGGAGTCGACCGTCGGCCTGACGCTCGTCACCGTCGTCGCCGTGATGGAGGCCAACTCCACCGGCTGGATGTTCGCCGTGGAGCGTTTCCTGCAGGTGCTGACAGGCATGGGAGCGGCATTCGCCGTCAACGTGCTCATCTTCCCTCCGAGTCCGCGCCGTCAGTTCCATGACCTCGTGCACCAGAGCCATGCCCAGCTGTCGCTGCTGCTGCGCACGTCCATCTCCGACGAGATGAGGGAGCAGGTGTACAACGCGGAGAAGGACAAGCTCCAGGGCACGATCGGCCGCCTGGAGGAGCGCTTCAAGGTGCTCGAGGACGAACGCAGCCTCCGCGCTTCGAGCCGGGCGGAGCGGGCCCGGCAGCTGCTGCTCGCGAGGCAGCTCATCCGTGTCGTGAACAAGGGCGCCGACCTGCTCGAGGTCGTCGAGGAGCATTATTTCTCCGCGCCCGGCGCCGAAGCCTGGGCGGGACGGATGGACTCGCAGATCGAGGAGCTGACCAAGTACCACGAGTTCCTGCTGCTCAAGCTCGACAACAAGGTCAAGCCCGGCTCGTTCAGCCAGTCGGAAGCGATCACCGGATCGAGCCTGGCCCGCCAGCTGACGGACTACCTGCGGGACAATCCCGAGGAGCATCGCCGGCTCGTCTTCGTCGCCTCGGCGCTTTTCGAGTACGGCTACCATCTGCGGCGCCTCGAGAAGCTGATCGAGCAGGTGCAGACCCGCGAGCCCGGGAGCGCCTCCAGCCGCTGGCAAATCTTCCCGCTGCGCGGCAAGGACTAA
- a CDS encoding NUDIX hydrolase, whose protein sequence is MEERFDIYDESWEHAGTALRRDVHRLGLRHRSFHCWLYRVGEGVPKVLFQKRQQGKDTYPGYLDISAAGHLAAGETVRDAVRELEEELGIAAAFEELTLLGMNEERSVGTARGEAFIDHEQSEEYALRFERPLLSLRLQPEEVLGIYEAPLPDMIRLFDGELDELEAEGAELAGGAGRAGSAEGSGAGRAGGAEGGGAGRAGGAEGGGAGNSLAQARLIVRAEQFVPRPNGYYAGLFRRLLKLAEASGGA, encoded by the coding sequence ATGGAAGAGCGATTCGATATCTATGACGAGAGCTGGGAGCACGCCGGCACAGCGCTGAGGCGGGACGTCCACCGGCTCGGCCTGAGGCATCGCAGCTTCCACTGCTGGCTCTACCGCGTCGGCGAGGGCGTGCCGAAGGTGCTGTTCCAGAAGCGCCAGCAGGGCAAGGATACGTATCCCGGCTACCTGGACATCTCGGCGGCGGGCCATCTGGCGGCGGGCGAGACCGTCCGGGATGCCGTGCGCGAGCTGGAGGAGGAGCTCGGCATCGCGGCGGCTTTCGAGGAGCTGACGCTTCTCGGCATGAACGAGGAAAGGTCTGTCGGAACGGCTCGCGGCGAGGCGTTCATCGACCATGAGCAGAGCGAGGAATACGCCCTCCGCTTCGAGCGGCCGCTGCTGTCGCTGCGGCTGCAGCCGGAGGAGGTGCTGGGCATCTACGAGGCTCCGCTGCCGGATATGATCCGGCTGTTCGACGGCGAGCTGGACGAGCTTGAGGCGGAAGGCGCCGAGCTGGCCGGCGGCGCGGGCCGTGCCGGCAGCGCAGAAGGCAGCGGCGCGGGCCGGGCCGGCGGCGCAGAAGGCGGCGGTGCGGGCCGGGCCGGCGGCGCAGAAGGCGGCGGCGCGGGCAATTCGCTGGCGCAGGCTCGCCTTATCGTGCGGGCGGAGCAGTTTGTACCGCGCCCAAATGGCTATTACGCCGGGCTGTTCCGGCGGCTGCTCAAGCTCGCGGAGGCAAGCGGCGGAGCCTAG